In Quercus robur chromosome 11, dhQueRobu3.1, whole genome shotgun sequence, the following proteins share a genomic window:
- the LOC126704608 gene encoding mitochondrial uncoupling protein 5-like: protein MDLKGFVEGGIASIIAGASTHPLDLIKVRMQLQGESNPALVQAYRPTVAALNTPNGYISLHIAPPPRVGLISIGTQIVKSEGATALFSGVSATILRQTLYSTTRMGLYEILKQKWSDHSDSDTAKLPIMKKIAAGLIAGSVGAAVGNPADVAMVRMQADGRLPIEQRRNYKSVVDAISQMSKQEGIASLWRGSALTVNRAMIVTASQLATYDQVKEMILEKGVMSDGIGTHVTASFAAGFVASVASNPIDVIKTRVMNMKLEAGGVAPYSGALDCAMKTVRTEGVMALYKGFIPTISRQGPFTVVLFVTLEQVRKLFKDL from the coding sequence ATGGATTTGAAAGGCTTCGTTGAAGGAGGCATTGCTTCAATAATTGCTGGAGCTTCCACTCACCCTCTTGATCTCATCAAGGTCCGAATGCAACTTCAAGGCGAATCCAATCCTGCCCTAGTACAGGCCTATCGTCCCACAGTTGCTGCTCTAAACACCCCTAATGGATACATATCTCTCCACATCGCACCACCACCTCGTGTTGGACTTATTTCCATCGGGACCCAAATCGTCAAATCCGAAGGCGCTACCGCCCTTTTCTCCGGTGTCTCCGCCACCATCCTCCGCCAAACACTCTACTCCACCACCCGTATGGGCCTTTACGAAATCCTAAAACAGAAATGGTCTGATCATTCTGATTCAGACACTGCCAAATTACCAATCATGAAAAAGATAGCAGCTGGCCTTATTGCCGGCAGTGTCGGCGCGGCGGTCGGGAACCCGGCTGACGTGGCAATGGTCCGCATGCAAGCTGATGGACGTCTCCCTATTGAGCAGCGCCGGAACTACAAGAGTGTGGTTGATGCAATTAGTCAAATGTCAAAGCAAGAAGGGATTGCTAGCCTGTGGCGCGGTTCGGCTCTAACGGTAAACCGTGCGATGATTGTGACGGCTTCTCAGCTCGCAACTTATGATCAGGTGAAGGAGATGATATTGGAGAAGGGTGTGATGAGTGATGGGATCGGAACCCACGTGACGGCGAGCTTTGCCGCTGGGTTTGTGGCCTCGGTGGCTTCGAATCCAATCGATGTGATCAAGACGAGAGTGATGAATATGAAGTTGGAGGCAGGAGGAGTGGCACCTTACTCTGGTGCATTGGATTGTGCCATGAAGACTGTGAGGACAGAGGGGGTTATGGCTTTGTATAAGGGTTTTATCCCTACTATCTCAAGGCAAGGGCCATTCACCGTGGTGCTCTTTGTTACACTTGAACAGGTCCGGAAGCTATTCAAGGATTTGTGA